One region of Anaeromyxobacter paludicola genomic DNA includes:
- a CDS encoding 3-hydroxyacyl-CoA dehydrogenase family protein, translating into MFDLENVAVIGAGTMGHGIAQVASLAGFSVRLCDERQEALDGAVARIRDGVERALEKGRLTPAEKQRTLDGILVTTDLEEAVTSADLVVEAVPEDLALKRALLARVAGLCRASALIASNTSSIAIADLSAGLPQPGRFLGLHFFNPVPVMELLEIVRAPDTAAHAVEAARAFAARLGKTAIEVRDSPGFATSRLGVALGLEAMRLLEEGVASAADIDRAMELGYRHPMGPLRLTDLVGLDVRLAIAEYLHQKLGSARFEPPAILRRLVAEGKLGKKSGRGFYEW; encoded by the coding sequence ATGTTCGACCTCGAGAACGTGGCGGTGATCGGGGCGGGGACGATGGGGCACGGCATCGCCCAGGTCGCCTCGCTGGCCGGCTTCTCCGTCCGGCTCTGCGACGAGCGGCAGGAGGCGCTCGACGGGGCGGTCGCCCGCATCCGCGACGGCGTCGAGCGGGCGCTCGAGAAGGGGCGCCTCACCCCGGCGGAGAAGCAGCGGACCCTCGACGGCATCCTCGTCACCACCGATCTCGAGGAGGCGGTCACCAGCGCCGACCTCGTCGTCGAGGCCGTCCCGGAGGACCTCGCGCTGAAGCGGGCCCTCCTCGCGCGCGTCGCCGGCCTCTGCCGCGCCTCGGCGCTCATCGCGAGCAACACCAGCTCCATCGCCATCGCCGACCTCTCGGCCGGCCTCCCGCAGCCGGGCCGCTTCCTCGGGCTCCACTTCTTCAACCCGGTGCCGGTGATGGAGCTCCTCGAGATCGTGCGCGCGCCGGACACCGCCGCCCACGCCGTCGAGGCCGCCCGCGCCTTCGCCGCGCGGCTCGGCAAGACCGCCATCGAGGTGCGGGACTCGCCGGGGTTCGCCACGAGCCGGCTCGGCGTGGCGCTCGGGCTCGAGGCGATGCGCCTCCTCGAGGAGGGGGTCGCCAGCGCCGCCGACATCGACCGGGCGATGGAGCTCGGCTACCGCCACCCGATGGGCCCGCTGCGGCTCACCGACCTCGTCGGCCTCGACGTCCGCCTCGCCATCGCCGAGTACCTCCACCAGAAGCTCGGGAGCGCCCGCTTCGAGCCCCCCGCGATCCTGCGACGCCTCGTGGCCGAGGGGAAGCTCGGCAAGAAGTCGGGACGGGGGTTCTACGAATGGTGA
- a CDS encoding glutathione-independent formaldehyde dehydrogenase encodes MRAVVWKGPGKVSVDKVDDPRIESATDVLVRISTAGICGSDLHMYEGRTAAKPGVVMGHENMGVIEEVGSAVQQLQKGDRVVLPFNVSCGTCFNCARGYSNACLVTNDEAAGAAYGYVGMGPYRGGQAELLRVPWGEANCIKLPGTPGDELEDDFLLLSDIFPTGYHAAELANVKPGTTVAIFGAGPVGLLAAYSAMIRGAAEVYVVDAVPERLEKAQRIGAIPIDFTKGPPAEQIRNIRMQNPLVRGAMRRGEEKMAGVMCGIDAVGYQAKDFEDPSKESPMSLTEQLVDIINPTGHLGFIGVFLPQDPGAKGRAAQNGEFQLPWGQLWQKGIQLGMGQTPVRAYSLLLRDLIIAGRARPSFIVSRRIPLSEAPDAYQKFDRREPGYTKVLIKPGLAAGAGAAAS; translated from the coding sequence ATGAGAGCCGTCGTCTGGAAGGGGCCGGGCAAGGTCTCGGTCGACAAGGTGGACGATCCCCGGATCGAGAGCGCGACCGACGTGCTGGTGCGCATCAGCACCGCCGGGATCTGCGGGAGCGACCTGCACATGTACGAGGGGCGCACCGCGGCCAAGCCCGGCGTGGTGATGGGCCACGAGAACATGGGGGTGATCGAGGAGGTCGGGAGCGCGGTCCAGCAGCTGCAGAAGGGCGACCGGGTGGTCCTCCCCTTCAACGTCTCCTGCGGCACCTGCTTCAACTGCGCCCGCGGCTACAGCAACGCCTGCCTCGTCACCAACGACGAGGCGGCCGGCGCGGCGTACGGGTACGTGGGGATGGGACCCTACCGCGGCGGGCAGGCCGAGCTCTTGCGCGTGCCCTGGGGCGAGGCCAACTGCATCAAGCTGCCGGGCACGCCGGGCGACGAGCTGGAGGACGACTTCCTCCTCCTCTCCGACATCTTCCCCACCGGCTACCACGCCGCCGAGCTCGCGAACGTGAAGCCGGGCACCACCGTCGCCATCTTCGGCGCCGGACCGGTCGGGCTCCTCGCCGCGTACAGCGCCATGATCCGCGGCGCGGCCGAGGTGTACGTGGTGGACGCCGTCCCGGAGCGGCTCGAGAAGGCGCAGCGGATCGGCGCCATCCCCATCGACTTCACCAAGGGGCCGCCGGCGGAGCAGATCCGGAACATCCGCATGCAGAACCCGCTCGTGCGCGGCGCCATGCGGCGGGGCGAGGAGAAGATGGCCGGCGTCATGTGCGGCATCGACGCCGTCGGCTACCAGGCGAAGGACTTCGAGGACCCGAGCAAGGAGTCCCCGATGTCCCTCACCGAGCAGCTCGTGGACATCATCAACCCGACCGGACACCTCGGCTTCATCGGCGTGTTCCTGCCGCAGGACCCCGGCGCCAAGGGGCGCGCCGCGCAGAACGGCGAGTTCCAGCTGCCCTGGGGTCAGCTCTGGCAGAAGGGGATCCAGCTCGGGATGGGGCAGACGCCGGTGCGGGCCTACAGCCTGCTCCTGCGCGACCTCATCATCGCGGGCCGCGCCCGGCCGAGCTTCATCGTCTCGCGCCGCATCCCGCTCAGCGAGGCGCCGGACGCCTACCAGAAGTTCGACCGCCGCGAGCCGGGGTACACCAAGGTGCTCATCAAGCCGGGCCTCGCGGCGGGCGCGGGCGCGGCGGCGAGCTGA
- a CDS encoding DNA-methyltransferase, giving the protein MARRLDLHDWNDLPNTSRAGQSWALVEGDCIAALERLPPRSVDLIFADPPYMLSNGGTTCQGGKRVSVNKGEWDASRGLEGDLDFHTRWLAACRRALKPSGTIWISGTQHVIFGVGYAMQRLGFHLLNTVTWYKPNASPNLACRFFTHSTELLLWASPMKSKPLAHRFNYRDMKAENGGKQMRDLWSICERPEPEGEQVVWGIPTPGPREKLHGRHPTQKPVALLERVVAASAAPGDLVLDPFCGSGTTGVAAVRAGCRFLGLEMDPRYLDLAARRLTAVEAGDETLGALPRPALAVAGSDLRP; this is encoded by the coding sequence ATGGCGAGACGGCTCGACCTGCACGACTGGAACGACCTCCCGAACACCTCCCGCGCCGGCCAGAGCTGGGCGCTCGTGGAGGGGGACTGCATCGCCGCGCTCGAGCGCCTGCCGCCTCGCTCGGTGGATCTGATCTTCGCCGACCCCCCGTACATGCTCTCCAACGGCGGCACCACCTGCCAGGGTGGCAAGCGGGTGAGCGTCAACAAGGGCGAGTGGGACGCGTCGCGCGGCCTCGAGGGCGACCTCGACTTCCACACCCGCTGGCTCGCCGCCTGCCGCCGCGCGCTCAAGCCCTCGGGGACCATCTGGATCTCCGGCACCCAGCACGTGATCTTCGGGGTCGGGTACGCCATGCAGCGGCTCGGCTTCCACCTGCTCAACACCGTCACCTGGTACAAGCCGAACGCCTCGCCCAACCTCGCCTGCCGCTTCTTCACGCACTCGACCGAGCTCCTGCTCTGGGCGAGCCCGATGAAGTCGAAGCCGCTCGCCCACCGCTTCAACTACCGGGACATGAAGGCCGAGAACGGCGGCAAGCAGATGCGCGACCTCTGGTCGATCTGCGAGCGGCCGGAGCCCGAGGGCGAGCAGGTGGTCTGGGGCATCCCCACGCCCGGCCCGCGCGAGAAGCTGCACGGCCGCCACCCGACGCAGAAGCCGGTGGCGCTGCTCGAGCGCGTGGTGGCCGCGAGCGCCGCGCCGGGCGACCTGGTCCTCGACCCGTTCTGCGGCTCCGGCACCACCGGCGTCGCCGCGGTCCGCGCCGGCTGCCGCTTCCTCGGGCTCGAGATGGACCCCAGGTACCTCGACCTGGCGGCGCGGCGCCTCACCGCCGTCGAGGCGGGCGACGAGACGCTCGGCGCGCTGCCCCGGCCGGCGCTCGCCGTCGCCGGCAGCGACTTGCGGCCGTAA
- a CDS encoding CDP-alcohol phosphatidyltransferase family protein, which yields MTGSSLGSLAPLLAIAVALFGTLLVFAARCALLGRPHTPAVESRGPSPFGKWLQEWWIWLFDPLVRLCVRAGVGPDAITASSAVVVAVAAVLLATGDLPTGGWIYLFGASLDLVDGRVARATGRATRAGAFLDSTLDRVAELLAFGGLAVHFRGSQILYAALAAAFASVLVSYARARGESLGAGEAARVGGMQRPERIAFTGLACVLSPLAEAWAGPGGARTFVGAALTAVAVLSAGTALRRAVSIHGALSALERTDRGGSRAPTLRLVERRDARYGP from the coding sequence GTGACCGGATCTTCCCTGGGCTCGCTCGCGCCGCTCCTCGCCATCGCGGTGGCGCTCTTCGGGACGCTCCTCGTCTTCGCGGCCCGCTGCGCGCTCCTCGGTCGCCCCCACACCCCGGCCGTCGAGTCGCGCGGGCCGTCGCCGTTCGGCAAGTGGCTCCAGGAGTGGTGGATCTGGCTCTTCGATCCGCTGGTGCGCCTCTGCGTGCGGGCCGGCGTCGGCCCCGACGCCATCACGGCGTCGAGCGCGGTGGTGGTGGCGGTCGCCGCGGTGCTCCTCGCCACCGGCGACCTGCCCACCGGCGGCTGGATCTACCTCTTCGGCGCGAGCCTCGATCTCGTGGACGGTCGCGTGGCGCGCGCCACCGGCCGCGCGACCCGCGCCGGCGCGTTCCTCGACTCCACGCTCGACCGCGTCGCCGAGCTGCTCGCGTTCGGCGGGCTCGCGGTCCACTTCCGCGGCTCGCAGATCCTCTACGCGGCGCTGGCGGCCGCGTTCGCCTCGGTGCTCGTCTCCTACGCGCGGGCCCGCGGCGAGTCGCTCGGCGCCGGGGAGGCGGCACGGGTGGGCGGGATGCAGCGGCCGGAGCGGATCGCCTTCACCGGCCTCGCCTGCGTGCTCTCGCCCCTCGCCGAGGCGTGGGCCGGCCCGGGCGGTGCCCGCACCTTCGTGGGCGCGGCGCTCACGGCCGTGGCGGTGCTCTCCGCCGGCACCGCCCTGCGGCGCGCGGTGAGCATCCACGGCGCGCTGTCCGCGCTGGAGCGGACCGACCGGGGAGGCTCGCGCGCCCCCACGCTGAGGCTGGTCGAGCGGCGCGACGCCCGCTACGGTCCGTGA
- a CDS encoding peroxiredoxin, with translation MTAPLLAILLGASPLKAGDKAPDFTLPDTEGRPVTLSKLLAEGPVILAFYVKDFTPGURRELSAYRDRYADVATKGAQVVGISTDSIENQKKFKEELKLPYPLLSDDGGKVARQYGGTIPVVGLANRATYVVAQDGMVKEVRSGSDAIDPAGAITSCPMRGR, from the coding sequence ATGACCGCCCCGCTGCTCGCCATCCTCCTCGGCGCCTCCCCGCTCAAGGCCGGCGACAAGGCCCCCGACTTCACGCTGCCCGACACCGAAGGGCGGCCGGTCACGCTCTCGAAGCTGCTCGCCGAGGGGCCGGTCATCCTGGCGTTCTACGTGAAGGACTTCACCCCCGGCTGACGGCGCGAGCTCTCGGCGTACCGGGACCGGTACGCGGACGTCGCGACGAAGGGCGCGCAGGTGGTGGGCATCTCCACCGACTCGATCGAGAACCAGAAGAAGTTCAAGGAGGAGCTGAAGCTCCCGTACCCGCTCCTCTCGGACGACGGCGGCAAGGTGGCGAGGCAGTACGGCGGCACCATCCCGGTGGTCGGGCTCGCCAACCGCGCCACCTACGTCGTGGCGCAGGACGGGATGGTCAAGGAGGTGCGCAGCGGGTCGGACGCCATCGACCCCGCGGGCGCGATCACCTCCTGCCCGATGCGGGGGCGCTGA
- a CDS encoding zinc metalloprotease, with protein sequence MIRIVTLEPYDPEDLAALSRTLFQAYGLGTEHAGSKPLPAEAETNDGRYDAARILSEVEPIKTFADDKVLYLTSAPIRVKPGPLGEPPSWCYAVFGGDRAVLSTGRIPARGATEASIEDYRQRLAREAIHSVGHLWELHHCYDPRCAMHPSWSPNLPEHPEQHLCTFCREKSERRIRMSKT encoded by the coding sequence GTGATCCGCATCGTCACCCTCGAGCCGTACGACCCCGAGGACCTCGCCGCGCTCTCGCGGACGCTGTTCCAGGCCTACGGGCTCGGGACCGAGCACGCCGGCTCGAAGCCGCTGCCGGCCGAGGCCGAGACCAACGACGGGCGGTACGACGCCGCGCGGATCCTGTCGGAGGTCGAGCCCATCAAGACCTTCGCCGACGACAAGGTGCTCTACCTCACGAGCGCGCCGATCCGCGTGAAGCCAGGCCCGCTGGGCGAGCCGCCGAGCTGGTGCTACGCCGTGTTCGGCGGCGACCGGGCCGTGCTCTCGACCGGCCGCATCCCCGCGCGCGGCGCCACCGAGGCGTCGATCGAGGACTACCGGCAGCGCCTGGCGCGCGAGGCGATCCACTCGGTCGGTCACCTGTGGGAGCTGCACCACTGCTACGACCCGCGCTGCGCGATGCACCCGTCGTGGTCGCCGAACCTCCCGGAGCACCCGGAGCAGCACCTCTGCACCTTCTGCCGCGAGAAGAGCGAGCGGCGGATCCGGATGTCGAAGACGTAG
- a CDS encoding NUDIX domain-containing protein, producing the protein MVIRVDVLPLLLEARRVFVAEVMGGFFGQAQLGRWWLPCDLLREGEQPREAAARVLAGQLGLELEDVQVVGTRQHQVGPDWHLALVLAGAVSGGEPEPHPPLSGYSARPVGELPDQTGFYHRDEIALLASRYEKLRG; encoded by the coding sequence ATGGTGATCCGGGTGGACGTCCTGCCGCTGCTGCTCGAGGCCCGGCGCGTCTTCGTCGCCGAGGTGATGGGCGGCTTCTTCGGGCAGGCCCAGCTCGGACGCTGGTGGCTCCCCTGCGATCTCCTCCGCGAGGGCGAGCAGCCGCGCGAGGCGGCGGCGCGCGTCCTCGCCGGGCAGCTCGGCCTGGAGCTCGAGGACGTGCAGGTGGTCGGCACCCGCCAGCACCAGGTCGGCCCGGACTGGCACCTCGCGCTGGTCCTGGCGGGCGCGGTCTCGGGCGGCGAGCCGGAGCCCCACCCGCCCCTCTCCGGCTACTCGGCCCGGCCCGTGGGCGAGCTGCCCGACCAGACCGGGTTCTACCACCGGGACGAGATCGCGCTCCTGGCGAGCCGGTACGAGAAGCTGCGCGGCTGA
- a CDS encoding CarD family transcriptional regulator, which produces MEGIIADAVELKINDRVVYPNQGVCRITGRSTKDIAGQHLEFVEMAREEDGAVVMVPRGKVPSIGLRRVASSDQIEGVFHYLAAQYDDPELDWKVRHRDNADRLIAGGVLGVAEVVKGLHALSRIRPLPTKEREQYDNARHLLVHEVAVSLNVEPTLAEDYLDYALMPPAGTVFKLKPPPKPVVLPVRPRHKVVRTDAEDEALDLGELGIPGLEDIPEPEGLGGAGVPDEEAKEGAADAEEPAEAEDEADEDEEAAEKAVAPPRPAPKPARAAAAKATPTKATPAKAAPAKKAPPPKKPAPKAREEKPEKKPAPTAKKAAAKPEKKAASPAKKLAPKKTAPKPEKKPAKAAKGKKK; this is translated from the coding sequence GTGGAGGGAATCATCGCCGATGCGGTCGAGCTGAAGATCAACGACCGGGTCGTCTATCCCAACCAGGGCGTCTGCCGGATCACCGGCCGCTCCACCAAGGACATCGCCGGCCAGCACCTCGAGTTCGTCGAGATGGCGCGCGAGGAGGACGGCGCCGTCGTGATGGTGCCGCGGGGCAAGGTGCCCTCCATCGGCCTGCGCCGGGTCGCCTCGAGCGACCAGATCGAGGGCGTCTTCCACTACCTCGCCGCCCAGTACGACGACCCGGAGCTCGACTGGAAGGTCCGCCACCGCGACAACGCCGACCGGCTCATCGCGGGCGGCGTGCTCGGCGTGGCCGAGGTGGTGAAGGGGCTCCACGCGCTCTCGCGCATCCGCCCGCTCCCGACCAAGGAGCGCGAGCAGTACGACAACGCGCGCCACCTGCTCGTCCACGAGGTGGCCGTGTCGCTCAACGTGGAGCCGACGCTCGCCGAGGACTACCTCGACTACGCGCTGATGCCGCCCGCCGGCACCGTGTTCAAGCTCAAGCCGCCACCCAAGCCGGTGGTGCTCCCGGTCCGCCCGCGCCACAAGGTCGTCCGGACCGACGCCGAGGACGAGGCGCTCGATCTCGGGGAGCTGGGCATCCCGGGGCTCGAGGACATCCCGGAGCCCGAGGGGCTGGGCGGCGCCGGCGTGCCCGACGAGGAGGCGAAGGAGGGCGCGGCCGACGCCGAGGAGCCCGCCGAGGCGGAGGACGAGGCGGACGAGGACGAGGAGGCGGCGGAGAAGGCCGTCGCCCCTCCCCGCCCGGCGCCGAAGCCGGCCAGGGCCGCCGCCGCCAAGGCGACGCCCACCAAGGCGACGCCCGCCAAGGCTGCGCCCGCGAAGAAGGCGCCCCCGCCGAAGAAGCCGGCGCCCAAGGCGCGCGAGGAGAAGCCGGAGAAGAAGCCGGCGCCCACCGCGAAGAAGGCGGCCGCGAAGCCCGAGAAGAAGGCGGCGTCCCCCGCGAAGAAGCTCGCCCCGAAGAAGACCGCGCCCAAGCCGGAGAAGAAGCCGGCCAAGGCGGCCAAGGGGAAGAAGAAGTGA
- a CDS encoding ArnT family glycosyltransferase: MRRLALPLAWAALTIAVAWTTAPAVGFSRDEGIYFVAAESYASWWRGALAHPSGALGRIDARYAVNHEHPALAKGLFGLTHAVLTDGLGVASHAQGFRAGAFLFGALLSFLLARAGGELAGWPGALLAPALFWCAPRHFYHLHPAVFDLAIAALWFAVVEAYRWSLRGGWRRALVPALAFGAALGVKHNAWFLPPLLLAHWVALRLLDRERAPPFPRAIPLMVLLGPAVFVLTWPWLWHDTLARAQAYLAFHLHHENYAWLYFGTLLREPPFPVAYPFVVTALTVPGAVLATYVGGLAQAAWRAARGAGDCSLELLLALNALFPMALIAWPTVPHFGGVKHWLPAMPFLALLGARALAEAGRALAPRRAALATLSLAALALAPAAWSVARQHPFGTASYGDLAGGPPGAASLGLQRQFWGDDVRAVLPAVNAHAAPGARIWWQEATSLDVRAYRREGLLRPDLREAEGPEDADLSLWQHHREFMDKQFRTWTELGTRRPVAGAWLEEVPLVEVYAREGAWR, encoded by the coding sequence ATGAGGCGGCTCGCGCTTCCGCTCGCCTGGGCCGCCCTCACCATTGCGGTCGCCTGGACCACCGCGCCGGCGGTCGGCTTCTCGCGCGACGAGGGGATCTACTTCGTCGCCGCCGAGTCCTACGCGAGCTGGTGGCGCGGCGCGCTGGCGCACCCCTCGGGCGCGCTCGGGCGCATCGACGCGCGCTACGCGGTGAACCACGAGCACCCCGCCCTCGCGAAGGGGCTCTTCGGGCTCACGCACGCGGTCCTCACGGATGGGCTCGGCGTGGCGAGCCACGCCCAGGGCTTCCGCGCCGGCGCCTTCCTCTTCGGCGCCCTGCTCTCATTCCTGCTCGCCCGGGCCGGCGGCGAGCTCGCAGGGTGGCCGGGGGCGCTCCTCGCGCCCGCGCTCTTCTGGTGCGCCCCGCGCCACTTCTACCACCTGCACCCGGCCGTCTTCGACCTCGCCATCGCCGCGCTCTGGTTCGCGGTGGTGGAGGCCTACCGGTGGTCGCTCCGGGGCGGCTGGCGGCGCGCGCTCGTCCCGGCGCTCGCGTTCGGCGCCGCGCTCGGGGTGAAGCACAACGCCTGGTTCCTCCCGCCGCTGCTCCTCGCGCACTGGGTCGCGCTCCGGCTGCTCGACCGCGAGCGCGCGCCGCCCTTCCCTCGCGCGATCCCGCTCATGGTGCTCCTCGGGCCGGCGGTCTTCGTCCTCACCTGGCCCTGGCTCTGGCACGACACCCTGGCCCGCGCGCAGGCGTACCTGGCGTTCCACCTGCACCACGAGAACTACGCCTGGCTCTACTTCGGGACGCTCCTGCGCGAGCCGCCCTTCCCCGTCGCCTATCCGTTCGTGGTCACCGCGCTCACCGTGCCCGGGGCCGTGCTCGCGACCTACGTCGGCGGCCTCGCCCAGGCCGCCTGGCGCGCCGCGCGCGGCGCCGGCGACTGCTCGCTCGAGCTCCTCCTGGCCCTGAACGCGCTCTTCCCCATGGCGCTCATCGCGTGGCCCACCGTGCCGCACTTCGGCGGCGTGAAGCACTGGCTCCCGGCGATGCCCTTCCTGGCGCTGCTCGGGGCGCGGGCGCTCGCGGAGGCCGGGCGGGCGCTCGCGCCGCGGAGGGCCGCGCTCGCCACCCTCTCGCTCGCCGCGCTGGCGCTGGCGCCCGCCGCCTGGTCGGTGGCGCGCCAGCACCCCTTCGGCACCGCCTCCTACGGCGATCTCGCCGGCGGCCCGCCCGGCGCGGCCAGCCTCGGCCTGCAGCGCCAGTTCTGGGGCGACGACGTCCGCGCCGTGCTCCCGGCCGTGAACGCCCACGCCGCGCCCGGCGCGCGGATCTGGTGGCAGGAGGCGACCTCGCTCGACGTGCGCGCGTACCGGCGCGAAGGCCTCTTGCGGCCCGACCTCCGGGAGGCGGAGGGGCCGGAGGACGCCGACCTCTCGCTCTGGCAGCACCACCGCGAGTTCATGGACAAGCAGTTCCGCACCTGGACCGAGCTCGGCACGCGCCGGCCGGTCGCAGGCGCCTGGCTCGAGGAGGTGCCGCTCGTCGAGGTCTACGCGCGCGAGGGCGCCTGGCGCTGA
- the ygfZ gene encoding CAF17-like 4Fe-4S cluster assembly/insertion protein YgfZ → MTLTEKLAAARACAAVAPISRRGVLRFTGQDRQDYLHRMLTQDVASLRPGQSAYTAVLEAKGHLVAEGFLLVLPEALLLAVDPAALAGARAHLEKFVIMDDVVVEDASEAFRVLTALGPSGVERARALAPEAPAIAEPRRGAPALDLLVPPEAAERLRAALLEGGAAALDEADLEVLRVAAGVARWGAELDGKRLPMEAGLTRAAIHFGKGCYQGQEIVIRATVRGHLQRGLVALALPPGAAAGAPLTADGQEVGQVTSAADAPEGRIGLGYVRRAHWKEGERLGCAGGEATVTRVVVEDGLPVERGAPC, encoded by the coding sequence ATGACGCTCACCGAGAAGCTCGCCGCCGCTCGCGCCTGCGCCGCCGTCGCCCCGATCTCCCGGCGCGGGGTGCTCCGCTTCACCGGCCAGGACCGCCAGGACTACCTGCACCGGATGCTGACGCAGGACGTCGCCTCGCTCCGGCCCGGCCAGTCGGCCTACACCGCCGTCCTCGAGGCCAAGGGGCACCTCGTCGCGGAGGGCTTCCTCCTCGTGCTCCCGGAGGCGCTCCTGCTCGCGGTGGATCCGGCCGCGCTCGCGGGGGCGCGGGCCCACCTCGAGAAGTTCGTGATCATGGACGACGTGGTGGTGGAGGACGCCTCGGAGGCCTTCCGGGTGCTGACCGCGCTCGGGCCGTCCGGCGTGGAGCGGGCGCGCGCGCTCGCCCCGGAGGCGCCGGCCATCGCCGAGCCCCGCCGCGGCGCCCCGGCCCTGGACCTCCTCGTCCCGCCCGAGGCGGCGGAGCGGCTCCGGGCCGCGCTCCTCGAGGGCGGGGCGGCGGCGCTCGACGAGGCCGACCTCGAGGTGCTGCGCGTCGCCGCCGGCGTGGCGCGCTGGGGCGCGGAGCTCGACGGCAAGCGGCTGCCGATGGAGGCGGGGCTCACGCGCGCCGCGATCCACTTCGGCAAGGGCTGCTACCAGGGGCAGGAGATCGTGATCCGCGCCACCGTCCGCGGCCACCTGCAGCGCGGCCTCGTGGCCCTCGCCCTCCCGCCCGGCGCCGCGGCCGGCGCGCCGCTCACCGCGGACGGGCAGGAGGTGGGGCAGGTGACGAGCGCCGCCGACGCGCCGGAGGGGCGCATCGGCCTGGGCTACGTTCGCCGGGCCCACTGGAAGGAAGGCGAGCGGCTCGGCTGCGCCGGGGGCGAGGCGACGGTCACGCGCGTGGTGGTCGAGGACGGGCTGCCCGTCGAGCGGGGCGCGCCCTGCTGA
- a CDS encoding Gfo/Idh/MocA family oxidoreductase, with protein MHEAWSALLRFPEERLAAFTCSFGAAATGNYRLVCTQGELHLDPAYEYVGELVRYLSLGEKKTSRKPYRQKDQFAPELLHFSDCILRDREPEPSGWEGLADVRVIEAVLRSAREHRPVNVEPVERTRHPSRELEQRLPAVEKPETVDVQAPSE; from the coding sequence GTGCACGAGGCCTGGTCGGCGCTGCTCCGGTTCCCCGAGGAGCGGCTCGCGGCGTTCACCTGCAGCTTCGGCGCGGCGGCCACGGGGAACTACCGGCTCGTCTGCACCCAGGGCGAGCTGCACCTCGATCCGGCGTACGAGTACGTGGGCGAGCTCGTCCGCTACCTCTCTCTCGGCGAGAAGAAGACCTCGCGCAAGCCCTACCGGCAGAAGGACCAGTTCGCGCCGGAGCTGCTCCACTTCTCCGACTGCATCCTGCGCGACCGCGAGCCGGAGCCGTCCGGGTGGGAGGGGCTCGCCGACGTGCGGGTCATCGAGGCGGTGCTCCGCTCGGCGCGCGAGCACCGGCCGGTGAACGTGGAGCCGGTTGAGCGGACCCGGCACCCGAGCCGGGAGCTCGAGCAGCGGCTCCCGGCGGTGGAGAAGCCGGAGACGGTGGACGTCCAGGCGCCGAGCGAGTAG
- the queG gene encoding tRNA epoxyqueuosine(34) reductase QueG — translation MAALDAAFVKRAALECGFHKVGVARADPLDPRPLDRFLAHGWQADMAWLGAQREVRLDPAKLLPGARSVVALAVGYAVPGLVGPEEGFGRVARYARGRDYHAVLKKKLKAFRARLAERDPEARTFAGADLGPIMEKAWAARAGIGWVGKNGCLLTTDLGSWVLLAALIIDRELEPDAPHPERCGSCAACLDACPTGAIPEPGFVDARRCLSFWTIERRGDVPAEVAARLGPWGFGCDDCQTVCPWNLAAGERCDPELLPREGRAALDLDAVLRLTEEEYRARFYGTSLARARYEGLVRNAALAAAQAGDARRVPLLRPLLASPFEGVRAAARFALARLDPAAAGPGPD, via the coding sequence TTGGCCGCGCTCGACGCCGCCTTCGTGAAGCGGGCCGCGCTCGAGTGCGGCTTCCACAAGGTGGGCGTCGCCCGCGCCGATCCGCTCGATCCCCGGCCGCTCGACCGCTTCCTGGCGCACGGCTGGCAGGCCGACATGGCCTGGCTCGGCGCGCAGCGCGAGGTGCGGCTCGACCCGGCGAAGCTCCTCCCCGGCGCGCGGAGCGTGGTGGCGCTCGCGGTCGGCTACGCCGTGCCGGGCCTCGTCGGGCCGGAGGAGGGCTTCGGGCGGGTGGCGCGCTACGCCCGCGGCCGCGACTACCACGCGGTCCTCAAGAAGAAGCTCAAGGCCTTCCGCGCGCGGCTCGCCGAGCGGGACCCGGAGGCGCGCACCTTCGCCGGCGCCGACCTCGGCCCGATCATGGAGAAGGCCTGGGCGGCCCGCGCCGGGATCGGGTGGGTGGGGAAGAACGGCTGCCTGCTCACCACCGATCTCGGGAGCTGGGTGCTCCTGGCCGCGCTCATCATCGACCGCGAGCTCGAGCCCGACGCTCCGCACCCGGAGCGCTGCGGCTCCTGCGCCGCCTGCCTCGACGCCTGCCCCACCGGCGCCATCCCGGAGCCGGGGTTCGTGGACGCGCGCCGCTGCCTCTCGTTCTGGACCATCGAGCGGCGCGGCGACGTGCCCGCCGAGGTGGCCGCGCGGCTCGGCCCCTGGGGCTTCGGCTGCGACGACTGCCAGACGGTCTGCCCCTGGAACCTGGCCGCCGGCGAGCGCTGCGACCCGGAGCTCCTGCCGCGCGAGGGGCGGGCGGCCCTCGACCTCGACGCGGTGCTGCGGCTCACGGAGGAGGAGTACCGGGCCCGCTTCTACGGGACCTCGCTCGCGCGGGCCCGCTACGAGGGGCTCGTGCGCAACGCCGCCCTCGCCGCGGCGCAGGCGGGCGACGCCCGGCGCGTGCCGCTCCTGCGCCCGCTCCTCGCGAGCCCGTTCGAGGGGGTTCGCGCGGCGGCCCGCTTCGCCCTCGCGCGGCTCGATCCCGCCGCGGCGGGGCCGGGACCGGACTAG